The Desulfovibrio sp. JC022 genome window below encodes:
- a CDS encoding DNA topoisomerase: MRLFIAEKRDVAEAISQALGGPSRPTGAAFHVNGDRITWLWGHLLRLTDPEEHDDRYKLWDLKTLPMRWPVSYVPEQKHAAHLKKIIEMAHQADELINAGDPDPEGQRLVDEVIEFAGLTSKPTKRLLINDNNGPAILKALKVMEDNSRFHGLSMSALARAVCDQRVGYNLTRCYSTMAQKKGYQGVLSVGRVQTPILGLVVARDRAHEGHEKQAYHVVKARIALADQVVEAEFVPAADAPVDDKGRIINAEFASKIVGDIQGKAATVLSVQTTERKNDPPLPYNLLALQADAAGLWNYKPKKVLEITQRLRDQHKAITYNRSDCRYLNDERHAEAAELLLSLTPAFGDMAEYATPKIKSKVFNSKKVTAHPAIIPTMNVPELDKLTQDERRIYELIAKLYIAQFYPPADFVSTKVELEIAGHTFRAEGRINSSPGWRLLDELALKEYEKAERQRDLYRLQQGDSGPLESAESAQAFTKPPARYTMKTLLKDLTSVAKYVTDPAIKKLLLDKDSDKQDEAGGIGTPATRDTHIDTLFRRGFLGEDGKKVISTELGRNFHDALPEFAVKPDMTALWHEKQKQIEDGELNHLKFIEEVESSVAREIERVKREGLNIRVQGVQCPKCKNGILRSRKGKTKFWGCSNYPDCKATFPDKSGKPDLTAKPAQKLEPSTKHKCPECGKGLIRRPAKRKGLFWWGCSGFPDCKFRCFDEKGKPKLEN, encoded by the coding sequence ATGCGTCTATTCATAGCGGAGAAACGGGATGTGGCGGAAGCCATATCTCAAGCTCTTGGCGGTCCTTCCCGGCCCACCGGAGCGGCTTTCCATGTCAACGGTGACCGCATCACATGGCTCTGGGGTCATTTGCTGCGGCTTACTGATCCAGAAGAACACGATGATCGTTACAAGCTCTGGGATCTCAAAACACTGCCCATGAGATGGCCGGTCAGCTACGTCCCGGAGCAGAAACACGCCGCCCATCTGAAAAAAATCATCGAAATGGCCCATCAGGCTGACGAGCTGATCAACGCAGGCGACCCGGACCCGGAAGGTCAACGGTTGGTGGATGAGGTCATCGAGTTTGCCGGATTAACGAGCAAGCCGACCAAACGACTCCTTATCAACGACAACAACGGCCCGGCAATTCTGAAGGCTCTGAAAGTCATGGAAGACAACAGCAGGTTTCACGGGCTGTCCATGTCCGCGCTGGCCCGTGCAGTTTGCGACCAGCGAGTCGGCTACAACCTGACCCGCTGCTATTCCACCATGGCCCAGAAAAAGGGCTATCAGGGCGTTCTTTCCGTGGGCCGGGTCCAGACTCCCATTCTGGGATTGGTGGTTGCCCGTGACCGCGCCCATGAAGGCCACGAAAAGCAGGCTTACCACGTTGTCAAAGCCCGGATCGCGCTGGCGGATCAAGTCGTGGAAGCTGAGTTTGTTCCTGCAGCGGATGCGCCCGTGGACGACAAAGGACGGATCATTAATGCTGAATTTGCCAGCAAGATTGTGGGTGATATTCAGGGTAAAGCCGCAACAGTCCTTTCCGTACAGACCACTGAGCGCAAGAACGATCCGCCCCTGCCGTACAACCTGCTGGCCTTGCAGGCCGATGCCGCCGGACTCTGGAATTACAAGCCCAAAAAGGTTTTGGAAATCACCCAGCGACTGCGCGACCAGCACAAAGCCATCACCTACAACCGCAGTGATTGCCGTTACCTCAACGACGAGCGACACGCCGAGGCTGCGGAACTCTTGTTGTCCCTGACTCCGGCCTTCGGGGACATGGCCGAATACGCCACACCCAAAATCAAATCCAAGGTTTTCAACTCAAAGAAAGTCACCGCGCACCCTGCCATCATCCCGACCATGAATGTGCCGGAACTGGACAAACTCACGCAGGATGAACGGCGCATTTATGAGCTGATCGCCAAGCTTTACATCGCCCAGTTCTATCCCCCGGCGGATTTTGTAAGCACCAAGGTCGAACTGGAAATTGCCGGTCATACTTTCAGGGCTGAAGGAAGGATCAACAGTTCACCGGGCTGGAGGTTGCTGGATGAGCTGGCCCTCAAGGAATACGAGAAAGCTGAACGGCAACGGGATTTGTACCGGCTTCAGCAGGGGGATTCAGGCCCACTGGAATCCGCCGAATCCGCGCAGGCTTTCACCAAGCCCCCGGCACGCTACACCATGAAAACCTTACTCAAGGACCTGACCTCAGTCGCCAAATACGTGACCGACCCAGCAATCAAGAAACTGCTCTTGGACAAGGACAGCGACAAGCAGGACGAAGCTGGCGGGATCGGCACCCCGGCTACCCGCGACACGCATATCGACACCCTCTTCAGGCGCGGCTTTCTGGGTGAGGACGGCAAGAAAGTCATCAGCACCGAGCTGGGCCGCAATTTCCACGATGCCCTGCCGGAATTTGCTGTGAAACCTGACATGACCGCGCTCTGGCATGAGAAACAAAAGCAGATTGAAGACGGAGAGCTGAACCACCTCAAATTCATTGAGGAAGTGGAGAGTTCGGTCGCTAGGGAAATTGAGCGCGTTAAACGCGAAGGGCTAAACATCAGGGTTCAAGGGGTGCAATGCCCAAAATGCAAAAACGGAATTCTGCGGTCCCGCAAAGGCAAGACAAAATTCTGGGGCTGCTCCAACTACCCCGACTGCAAAGCAACCTTCCCCGATAAGTCCGGTAAGCCGGATCTCACGGCCAAACCTGCGCAGAAGCTGGAACCGTCCACGAAACACAAATGCCCGGAATGCGGCAAGGGCCTGATCCGCAGACCGGCCAAGCGCAAAGGGTTGTTCTGGTGGGGTTGCAGCGGCTTCCCGGACTGCAAATTCCGCTGTTTTGACGAGAAAGGAAAACCGAAACTTGAAAACTAA
- the traF gene encoding conjugative transfer signal peptidase TraF: MKRFLLITFCCHTLGLVFLLHFTGNRINLTDSMAHGVYQIIPGKPVRGDLITFSLDEQNPYFSIARKRHYLGWNNRPLLKVLVGLPGDTLQIGKDGISINSELLPRTKAKPADQHGRPLPIFLKPTIIPSGKCLTLSTHSENSFDGRYFGLVNIGRVRRVVPVLTLTN; this comes from the coding sequence ATGAAACGGTTCCTGCTGATTACCTTCTGCTGTCACACGCTGGGCCTTGTGTTCCTGCTGCACTTTACCGGGAATCGGATCAATCTGACCGATTCCATGGCTCATGGCGTTTATCAGATCATCCCCGGCAAACCCGTGCGCGGGGACCTGATCACCTTCAGCCTTGATGAGCAAAATCCGTATTTCAGCATCGCCCGCAAACGGCATTATCTGGGCTGGAACAACAGGCCATTGCTCAAGGTTCTGGTCGGTCTTCCCGGCGACACTCTCCAGATCGGCAAAGACGGCATCAGCATAAATTCCGAACTGTTACCGCGCACTAAAGCCAAGCCTGCCGACCAGCACGGCAGGCCTTTACCAATTTTCCTGAAACCAACAATTATTCCCTCCGGCAAATGTCTGACCCTGTCCACTCATTCCGAAAACAGCTTTGATGGCCGTTATTTCGGGCTTGTGAATATTGGCCGGGTGCGGAGGGTTGTACCTGTTTTAACCTTAACCAACTAA